A genomic segment from Burkholderia plantarii encodes:
- a CDS encoding methyl-accepting chemotaxis protein, whose translation MKNLTVGQKLAGAFGIIILISLIGSGISIINFLRLNDANEWNIHSYRVLRANDEMLTGIVNMGSAVRGYVISGDEAFLDRYASGQGQFTRSYEATRSLTSDNTAQQQRLGELAQLRKEVGGIDEKLIALRREVDAGAQAQNAPADYFKQGKAKQLMARIRTVSADIASAEQALLDQRAGQVATMTASTMFTLTAAGLVTITLAIVLGIVITRGIFRSLGGEPAAAASVASRIAQGDLSVSAPVRDKDRSSLMASLEAMRQQLRGIVAGIQSSAESIKSAAGEIAQGNLDLSQRTEEQAASLQETAASMEQLTSTVRQNTDSAKQANMLATNACDVAARGGTVVEQVVESMKSISESSGKVSQIITVIEGIAFQTNILALNAAVEAARAGEQGRGFAVVAGEVRTLAQRSASAAKEIKDLIESSVDRVATGGEQVNRAGATMSEIVKSVRQVTDIMGEIASASDEQGTGIEQVNTAVSQMDAVTQQNAALVEQASAAAQAMAEQATALRDAVAFFRIGAADGRGAAWQ comes from the coding sequence ATGAAGAACCTCACCGTAGGTCAAAAGCTCGCTGGCGCATTTGGAATCATCATACTGATATCGCTGATCGGCAGCGGGATCTCCATCATCAATTTCCTGCGCTTGAATGATGCCAATGAATGGAATATCCATAGCTATCGTGTGCTTCGCGCGAACGACGAGATGTTGACCGGTATTGTCAACATGGGAAGTGCCGTGCGCGGATATGTGATTTCTGGAGACGAAGCCTTTCTCGATCGCTATGCGAGCGGCCAAGGGCAGTTCACCAGGTCGTACGAGGCCACACGCTCTCTCACGTCCGACAACACCGCTCAGCAGCAACGTCTAGGCGAGTTGGCGCAGCTGCGCAAGGAAGTGGGGGGCATCGACGAAAAGCTCATCGCGCTCAGGCGCGAGGTCGATGCAGGGGCTCAGGCGCAGAACGCTCCGGCCGACTACTTCAAGCAGGGCAAGGCTAAACAACTCATGGCCCGCATCCGCACGGTGTCTGCCGATATCGCCAGCGCCGAGCAGGCTCTGCTCGATCAGCGCGCCGGCCAGGTTGCCACGATGACCGCCTCCACCATGTTCACCTTGACGGCCGCCGGCCTGGTCACGATCACCCTTGCGATCGTGTTGGGCATCGTCATTACGCGCGGCATCTTCCGGTCGCTGGGCGGCGAGCCCGCCGCCGCCGCGAGCGTGGCCAGCCGCATCGCGCAGGGCGATCTCTCGGTGTCGGCACCGGTTCGCGACAAGGATCGAAGCAGCCTGATGGCGTCACTGGAGGCCATGCGGCAGCAGCTCAGGGGCATCGTCGCGGGCATCCAATCGTCCGCCGAATCGATCAAGTCGGCCGCGGGGGAAATCGCCCAAGGCAATCTGGACCTGTCCCAACGAACCGAGGAGCAAGCCGCGTCGCTGCAGGAAACCGCCGCGAGCATGGAGCAGTTGACGTCGACCGTCCGGCAGAACACCGACAGCGCGAAGCAGGCCAACATGCTCGCCACCAATGCGTGCGACGTGGCGGCGCGTGGTGGCACGGTCGTGGAGCAGGTCGTCGAATCGATGAAGTCGATCTCGGAAAGCTCCGGCAAGGTGTCGCAAATCATCACGGTGATCGAGGGCATCGCGTTCCAGACCAATATCCTCGCGCTCAACGCCGCGGTGGAAGCGGCGCGCGCGGGCGAACAGGGACGAGGGTTCGCCGTCGTGGCGGGCGAGGTGCGCACGCTCGCTCAGCGCAGCGCCAGCGCCGCCAAGGAAATCAAGGACCTCATCGAAAGCTCGGTCGATCGCGTGGCAACCGGCGGCGAGCAGGTCAATCGGGCGGGCGCCACCATGTCCGAGATCGTCAAGTCGGTCCGTCAGGTGACCGACATCATGGGCGAGATCGCCTCGGCGTCCGACGAGCAGGGCACGGGCATCGAGCAGGTCAACACGGCGGTCAGCCAGATGGACGCGGTGACCCAGCAAAACGCGGCGCTGGTGGAACAAGCCTCGGCCGCCGCACAGGCCATGGCCGAACAGGCCACCGCGCTGCGTGACGCGGTGGCCTTTTTCCGGATCGGGGCCGCCGATGGCAGAGGCGCCGCCTGGCAATGA